Proteins encoded in a region of the Gammaproteobacteria bacterium genome:
- a CDS encoding phosphoglycerate kinase: MTILRMEDLDLSGQRVLIREDLNVPVKDGSVANDTRIRAALPTIRLALERGAKPIVMSHLGRPEEGVPLAEQRESSLLPVASHLAQLLGCQVNLCENYLDNPGAAIPKPGTVTLLENVRVNKGEKADDETLAKGYAALCDIFVMDAFGTAHRAQASTHGVAKFAPQACAGPLLARELDALDRSLKNPEHPVLAIVGGAKVSTKLQVLERLAEIVDQLIVGGGIANTFLAAAGFTVGKSLYEPELMEQARALMAKTDIPIPVDVVVAREFSEAALATVKKVADIDAEDMILDVGPETAAMLADRIAKVKTIIWNGPVGVFEFEQFAGGTRVVAEAVAANPGFSIAGGGETIAAIDKFQVTDRISYISTGGGAFLEYVQGAVLPAVAMLESRG, from the coding sequence ATGACTATTCTGCGAATGGAAGACCTGGATCTCTCGGGACAGCGGGTGCTGATCCGTGAGGACCTGAATGTCCCTGTCAAAGACGGTTCGGTGGCCAACGACACGCGGATCAGAGCGGCACTGCCGACGATCAGGCTGGCGTTGGAGCGGGGCGCAAAACCCATCGTCATGTCCCATCTTGGACGCCCCGAAGAAGGGGTTCCGCTGGCAGAACAACGGGAGTCGTCCCTGTTGCCGGTGGCCAGCCACCTTGCCCAGTTGCTGGGCTGCCAGGTCAACCTGTGCGAGAACTATCTCGACAATCCCGGTGCGGCGATTCCAAAACCAGGCACGGTAACATTGCTGGAAAATGTGCGGGTAAACAAGGGTGAGAAAGCCGACGACGAGACCCTGGCTAAAGGCTATGCGGCACTGTGTGATATTTTTGTGATGGATGCATTCGGCACCGCCCACCGTGCCCAGGCCAGTACCCACGGGGTGGCAAAGTTTGCTCCCCAGGCCTGTGCGGGTCCGTTGCTGGCCAGGGAGCTGGACGCTCTGGACAGGTCGCTTAAGAATCCGGAGCATCCGGTCCTGGCGATTGTTGGTGGGGCTAAAGTGTCCACCAAACTGCAGGTTCTGGAACGTCTTGCTGAAATCGTGGATCAGCTCATCGTCGGCGGTGGAATTGCCAATACTTTTCTCGCCGCCGCCGGTTTTACGGTTGGAAAATCCCTTTATGAACCGGAATTGATGGAGCAGGCCCGGGCCCTGATGGCAAAAACTGATATTCCTATTCCGGTAGATGTGGTGGTCGCCAGAGAATTTTCCGAAGCGGCGCTGGCCACGGTGAAAAAGGTAGCCGATATCGATGCAGAGGATATGATCCTGGACGTGGGGCCCGAGACGGCGGCAATGCTCGCAGACCGAATTGCGAAAGTGAAGACCATCATCTGGAACGGCCCGGTCGGGGTTTTCGAATTCGAGCAGTTTGCGGGTGGGACACGGGTGGTAGCGGAAGCAGTAGCAGCCAACCCGGGTTTTTCCATCGCCGGAGGCGGCGAAACTATCGCCGCCATCGACAAGTTTCAGGTTACCGATCGTATTTCCTATATTTCCACTGGCGGAGGCGCGTTTCTGGAATATGTCCAGGGTGCCGTACTGCCAGCCGTGGCTATGCTGGAGAGTCGTGGCTAG
- the fba gene encoding class II fructose-bisphosphate aldolase (catalyzes the reversible aldol condensation of dihydroxyacetonephosphate and glyceraldehyde 3-phosphate in the Calvin cycle, glycolysis, and/or gluconeogenesis) produces MALISLRQLLDHAAEHGYGVPAFNVNNLEQVRAIMEGADEVNSPVILQASAGARKYTGSNFLKHLIQAAIEEFPHIPIVMHQDHGVSPAVCQRSIQLGFSSVMMDGSLAEDGKTPTDFDYNVRVTSLTVQMAHACGVSVEGEIGCLGSLETGMAGEEDGIGAEGKLSMDQLLTDPQEAADFVNATGVDALAIAVGTSHGAYKFSRPPTGDTLAIDRIREIHEKIPNTHLVMHGSSSVPQEWLAVINEFGGEIPETYGVPVEEIQEGIRHGVRKVNIDTDLRLASTGAVRKFLAENKSEFDPRKFLTPTIGAMKSIVKARLEAFGTAGQIANIKKIYTLEEMSQRYIDGM; encoded by the coding sequence ATGGCTTTAATCAGTCTGCGACAGTTGCTGGATCATGCCGCTGAGCACGGGTACGGAGTGCCGGCATTCAACGTCAACAACCTGGAACAGGTCAGGGCCATCATGGAAGGCGCTGACGAGGTCAACAGTCCGGTTATCCTCCAGGCTTCGGCCGGTGCCCGAAAATACACCGGCTCCAATTTTCTCAAGCACCTGATCCAGGCAGCAATAGAAGAGTTTCCTCATATCCCCATCGTCATGCACCAGGATCACGGTGTATCGCCGGCGGTCTGCCAACGCTCCATTCAGCTGGGGTTTTCCTCGGTGATGATGGACGGCTCCCTGGCCGAGGATGGTAAAACCCCGACGGATTTTGACTATAACGTGCGGGTAACCAGCCTGACCGTCCAGATGGCGCACGCCTGCGGTGTTTCGGTGGAAGGCGAGATCGGCTGCCTCGGCTCACTGGAAACCGGGATGGCCGGTGAAGAAGACGGCATCGGCGCGGAGGGCAAACTGTCCATGGACCAATTGTTGACTGACCCCCAGGAAGCGGCAGATTTTGTCAATGCTACCGGAGTGGATGCCCTGGCCATCGCTGTCGGCACCAGTCATGGAGCCTACAAGTTCAGCCGTCCACCTACAGGGGATACTCTGGCTATTGATCGTATCAGGGAAATTCACGAAAAGATTCCGAACACACACCTGGTCATGCACGGGTCGTCATCGGTACCCCAGGAATGGCTGGCGGTGATTAACGAGTTCGGCGGGGAGATTCCGGAAACCTACGGTGTCCCCGTGGAAGAAATTCAGGAGGGTATTCGACATGGTGTTCGAAAGGTGAACATCGATACCGACCTGCGACTGGCGTCCACCGGCGCAGTGCGTAAATTCCTGGCTGAAAACAAGTCCGAATTCGATCCGCGGAAGTTTCTGACACCGACCATCGGCGCAATGAAATCCATCGTCAAGGCGCGCCTTGAAGCGTTTGGTACCGCAGGCCAGATTGCCAACATCAAGAAAATTTATACGCTCGAGGAGATGTCTCAGCGTTACATAGATGGCATGTAG
- a CDS encoding alpha/beta hydrolase: MSFTREQARRLHDSLAAFDLKSPVVDDELTRAYLRHYGLAHLQAPWPLTHFFGSFTSGPFRLAGQFFAVPPENCRGTVVIVHGYYDHTGLFCHPIELCLSLGFSVLSFDLPGHGLSGGDPASISSFDYYSQALVDCLRLAGQAGAAGPWSILGQSTGAAAIINCLLDPQRYPLPAFHKILLLAPLLQPVDWASGLVKYRFMRWFVKRVKRDFARNSHDDEFLHFIAGEDPLQARYLMVDWVRSLKAYLDKFAAAPRSQQPLHIIQGTEDTTVDWRYNLPKLVDKFPAARTYLIEGARHHLVNESDQYRQQVFKRIAMILTQ; the protein is encoded by the coding sequence GTGAGTTTCACCCGCGAGCAGGCCCGGCGGCTGCATGACAGTCTAGCGGCCTTTGATCTCAAGTCGCCGGTGGTGGATGACGAACTGACCCGTGCCTACCTGCGTCATTACGGGCTGGCACATCTGCAGGCCCCCTGGCCGCTTACCCACTTCTTTGGCAGTTTCACCAGCGGGCCGTTCCGGCTCGCTGGCCAGTTTTTTGCCGTGCCCCCCGAAAACTGCCGCGGTACCGTAGTTATCGTTCACGGCTATTACGATCACACAGGCCTGTTTTGTCACCCGATCGAGCTGTGCCTGTCCCTGGGTTTCTCAGTGCTGAGCTTTGATCTTCCCGGGCACGGGTTGTCCGGCGGCGATCCGGCCAGTATCAGTTCCTTCGACTATTACAGCCAGGCTCTGGTTGATTGTCTGCGGCTGGCGGGGCAGGCGGGAGCTGCCGGACCCTGGTCTATCCTCGGGCAAAGCACCGGCGCGGCGGCGATTATTAATTGCCTGCTGGATCCGCAGCGGTATCCGCTGCCTGCTTTTCATAAAATACTACTCCTGGCGCCTTTATTGCAGCCCGTGGACTGGGCCAGCGGCCTGGTCAAGTACCGCTTTATGCGCTGGTTTGTCAAACGCGTGAAGCGGGATTTCGCCCGCAACAGTCACGATGACGAATTTCTGCACTTCATTGCCGGGGAGGACCCTCTCCAGGCCCGATACCTGATGGTGGACTGGGTGCGGTCACTGAAGGCATATCTCGATAAATTTGCAGCCGCGCCGCGCTCGCAGCAGCCGCTGCACATCATTCAGGGCACTGAGGATACTACGGTGGACTGGCGCTATAACCTGCCAAAGCTGGTCGATAAATTCCCGGCCGCCAGAACCTACCTGATAGAAGGTGCGCGCCACCATCTGGTCAATGAGTCGGACCAGTACCGGCAACAGGTATTCAAGAGAATCGCAATGATCCTGACGCAATAG
- a CDS encoding glyceraldehyde 3-phosphate dehydrogenase NAD-binding domain-containing protein, with protein MPYRIAINGLGRIGRCVLRALYESTDYPQLRIVAVNDLADIGTLAHLLRYDSTHGRFLGRVNQLDQALEIDGDTVQVFHHPDPGELPWARLDVDLVMECTGTFSDRPTANLHLQAGARKVLFSQPAERDVDATLVYGINHQALTGQETVLSNASCTTNAIIPVIRAIDKALGIGNGVITTIHSAMNDQPVIDAYHHNDLRKTRSAMQSIIPVETEIARGIGRILPGLENRFEAYAVRVPTVNVSAIDLTLVVEKSCSVETVNNLIRAESGQLPLNILGYTEEPLASCDFNHDPRSAIVDLSFTRVSGSRLVKLLIWFDNEWAYANRMLDVAQYLAESVTRQADAR; from the coding sequence ATGCCGTATCGAATTGCAATCAATGGCCTCGGCAGGATCGGCCGGTGCGTTCTGCGTGCCCTCTATGAATCCACGGACTACCCGCAGCTGCGCATCGTAGCCGTAAACGATCTGGCCGATATCGGCACCCTGGCGCATCTGCTGCGCTATGACAGTACCCACGGACGCTTTCTTGGCCGGGTCAACCAACTGGACCAGGCGCTGGAGATAGATGGCGATACAGTCCAGGTATTTCATCACCCTGACCCGGGTGAACTGCCCTGGGCCCGGCTTGATGTCGACCTGGTAATGGAATGCACGGGAACCTTCAGCGACCGGCCGACGGCCAATCTGCATCTGCAGGCCGGGGCGCGCAAGGTACTTTTTTCCCAGCCGGCGGAGCGGGATGTGGACGCCACTCTGGTTTATGGTATCAATCACCAGGCCCTGACCGGTCAGGAAACCGTGCTGTCCAACGCCTCCTGCACGACCAATGCGATCATCCCGGTCATCCGTGCCATCGATAAGGCGCTCGGTATCGGCAATGGGGTCATAACTACCATCCACTCGGCCATGAATGATCAGCCGGTGATCGATGCCTACCACCACAATGATCTGCGTAAAACCCGCAGCGCCATGCAATCCATCATCCCGGTAGAGACGGAAATCGCCCGGGGTATTGGCCGGATTCTGCCGGGCCTGGAAAATCGCTTTGAGGCTTATGCGGTGCGCGTACCGACGGTGAATGTTTCCGCTATTGACCTGACCCTGGTGGTTGAAAAATCCTGCTCCGTGGAGACGGTTAACAACCTGATCCGGGCGGAAAGTGGGCAACTGCCCCTCAATATCCTCGGCTATACCGAAGAACCGTTGGCATCCTGCGATTTCAATCATGATCCGCGGTCGGCGATCGTCGATCTCAGTTTTACCCGGGTAAGTGGCAGCAGGCTGGTGAAGCTGCTGATCTGGTTCGACAACGAGTGGGCCTATGCGAACCGCATGCTGGATGTGGCACAATACCTCGCGGAATCCGTAACCCGGCAGGCCGACGCAAGGTAA
- a CDS encoding MFS transporter gives MKNTFRSLSAPNYRLWVIGALVSNLGTWMQRTAQDWLVFTELTETSATALGMVMALQFGPQFLLLPLTGYAADHFPLRKLVFITQSTMALLALVLGVLVVSGQVQLWHVYLIALLLGCTTAFDMPARQTFVSELVPDHHLTNAVALNSTSFQSARLVGPAVAGLLIALVGTGWVFLINGFSFIAILLAISLMRADQLRYRDLAATPPGGMLQGFRYIAANRQILIAMLMFMLIGTFAINFPVYLSTMGVKEFGVGAGRFGLMTSMIAVGSVLGALMAANREQPGMRHLLLGALLLGCALSLAALMPGLVSFCLVLVLVGVSAQTFMTSVNSAVQMWTIPVMRGRVISIVFALSVGGTPLGALSVGWVADSFGPRLAMGVGAAAGFLAAGVGLFYVLRYGIKEGVRPPGSPPAKATTDPQTEPQGAVSGRDKTRD, from the coding sequence GTGAAAAACACCTTTCGATCCCTCTCCGCACCAAACTACCGTCTGTGGGTCATTGGGGCCCTGGTTTCCAATCTGGGCACCTGGATGCAACGCACCGCCCAGGACTGGCTGGTATTTACCGAGCTCACCGAAACCAGTGCCACGGCGCTGGGTATGGTCATGGCGTTGCAGTTCGGCCCGCAGTTCCTGCTGTTGCCACTGACCGGTTATGCTGCCGATCATTTTCCGCTGCGCAAACTGGTTTTTATTACCCAGTCGACCATGGCGTTGCTGGCCCTGGTGCTGGGGGTGCTGGTGGTGAGCGGACAGGTGCAGCTCTGGCACGTTTACCTGATTGCCTTGCTGTTGGGCTGCACTACCGCGTTTGATATGCCGGCCCGGCAGACCTTCGTATCGGAACTGGTGCCGGATCACCACCTGACCAATGCGGTAGCGCTGAACTCCACTTCCTTCCAGTCCGCCCGGCTGGTCGGGCCGGCGGTGGCGGGGCTGCTGATCGCCCTGGTCGGAACCGGCTGGGTTTTCCTGATCAACGGGTTTTCGTTCATCGCGATACTGCTGGCGATTTCCCTGATGCGGGCGGACCAGTTGCGATACCGGGATCTCGCCGCGACTCCCCCTGGTGGCATGCTGCAGGGATTTCGCTACATTGCTGCCAACCGCCAGATTCTGATTGCCATGCTGATGTTCATGCTGATAGGTACCTTTGCCATCAACTTCCCCGTTTATCTCTCAACCATGGGTGTGAAGGAATTCGGTGTCGGTGCCGGACGCTTCGGATTGATGACATCGATGATCGCGGTCGGTTCGGTACTCGGTGCGCTGATGGCGGCCAATCGTGAACAACCGGGAATGCGTCATCTGCTGCTGGGTGCGCTGCTGCTGGGCTGTGCGCTCAGTCTGGCGGCCCTGATGCCTGGCCTGGTCTCCTTCTGCCTGGTGCTGGTGCTGGTCGGGGTATCCGCCCAGACCTTCATGACCAGTGTGAACAGTGCCGTACAGATGTGGACCATTCCGGTGATGCGGGGACGGGTCATTTCTATTGTCTTTGCCCTGTCAGTGGGCGGCACGCCACTCGGGGCGCTAAGTGTCGGTTGGGTGGCTGACAGTTTCGGGCCCCGGCTGGCCATGGGTGTCGGGGCAGCGGCGGGATTTCTGGCTGCCGGTGTCGGCTTGTTCTACGTGCTTCGGTACGGGATAAAAGAAGGCGTCCGGCCCCCTGGATCACCACCGGCAAAGGCCACTACAGACCCGCAAACTGAACCCCAGGGTGCGGTTTCCGGTCGCGACAAAACCAGAGATTAA